The Ignisphaera sp. genome segment GAGATCATATTATCGACGTTGGTAACATATCTTAGAATAGACTTCATGACCTCATAGCTTGGGTAAACAGCCATTATAACCCCCTTTCCAGAGAACCTGTAAACAGTTTCTACGATGTTTGCATATGTTCTATAAACATTCTCGCCTCTAAGCCTATAGCTCGTAGTTGCGCCAGTGAATATAACTGCTGTTGTATTCTCCTTGAGAAAGTTTCTAGAGCCAAAATCCTCAACATCAACCCTAATAACGTTTTTAGAGACTCTAACAACATTTCTCAGAAACTCGTTTGATGGTGGTGTAGCGCTCATCAACACAATGCCTGCAAACCTCTCAAAGATGTTCCTGAGAAATTCGTAGGATGTGGGCATAGCAGACAACAAAATATCTCCACCCAAGCCCCTAGCCAAAAACAGCTCATAATCCTCTTGTACAGCAACATCTGCAAAGTTGGCGACCTTAGATAGAGATGCCACTAGCTTTTCAACTTTCTCCACATCGGTATCAGAGCCTCTAAGCAATCTAGTCATTGAGTTGAAGACTGTTGCCTCAAGTTTATCAACTAGAGTCTTGTCCAATCCAATAATGCTTTTGTCTATATGTTTGTAGCCCCTTGCACCACTTTCTACTGCTAGGGAGCTGAGTTTCTTAAGAAACTCAATTGTATCACTATCTACAGAAAGGCTCTCAGCCTCTTTAACAGCATCTCTAACACTATTGATGGATATGCTCTCCCCTGCAATACCACCAATATTCAAAAGATTGTGCGCCTCATCAATAACAAGAACAGCTCTCGAAACATCTTTGTCGCTAAATATAGCGTTCCATATCCTCTCCTTGAATATGTATGGATATGTAGCTACAAAGAGCTGTACATAGTCGAATAGGCTTATAGAGGAGAAGTATGGGCAGATGCCAAGATTATCGGCAAGACTCTTTGCGATGCATACATGATCTCTACAGCTAGAAATGGCAGAAGCTACAATGGGTTGCGGTAAAGTGTTGGTTCTTGAACGGTATGGGCATTTTCCTTGGATGCTGAGAGCATTGCATATAAACCAGAAGCCCTCAACAGAAATGCTACTGTTTCTGACAATTGGACACATCCTCCTAGCGCTATATAGAACAGCGAATCTGAGCCCAAGCAAGCTGACCTCTCTAATAACGGGGTCGATTTCATTTCTAGTTCTCACAACATATAGAATCTTATCGAAAACATCCTTGTCTAGCAGTATCTTGAGCGAGTATAGGATAGATATAGTCTTGCCAAAACCTGTGGGAGCAGAGAAAACTAGTACATCCCCCACACCAAATCTGCTAGAAACAAACCTCACAAACTCAGCTTGGCCAGGCCTAGGCCTCTGATATGGAAAATCTCCAAGCTCTATACAAAACACCGCATCAAAATATGAACACAGAAAACACAATTAAAAGCAGCCACTCCAATAACTGGACACAACATCTCGATTTTTATTCCCAGGCTCATGAAGTATAGTATTGAACATTCGGCTGCTTTAATCTGTCAGAAGCTATGGAGATTCTCACAAACTGTCCATCACTTTTGTTCTATGTATGTACATACTGTTGGCAGAGCCTCTGCTACTATACTCTCTATCTTGTCTATTATGCCATCCAGTTTAGCGTATATGTTTATTGTTGTCGGATATGCTAATAGTGTATAATACTCTCTCGCTATTTTGGCTCTCGACCCCTGCAA includes the following:
- a CDS encoding ATP-dependent DNA helicase; protein product: MCFLCSYFDAVFCIELGDFPYQRPRPGQAEFVRFVSSRFGVGDVLVFSAPTGFGKTISILYSLKILLDKDVFDKILYVVRTRNEIDPVIREVSLLGLRFAVLYSARRMCPIVRNSSISVEGFWFICNALSIQGKCPYRSRTNTLPQPIVASAISSCRDHVCIAKSLADNLGICPYFSSISLFDYVQLFVATYPYIFKERIWNAIFSDKDVSRAVLVIDEAHNLLNIGGIAGESISINSVRDAVKEAESLSVDSDTIEFLKKLSSLAVESGARGYKHIDKSIIGLDKTLVDKLEATVFNSMTRLLRGSDTDVEKVEKLVASLSKVANFADVAVQEDYELFLARGLGGDILLSAMPTSYEFLRNIFERFAGIVLMSATPPSNEFLRNVVRVSKNVIRVDVEDFGSRNFLKENTTAVIFTGATTSYRLRGENVYRTYANIVETVYRFSGKGVIMAVYPSYEVMKSILRYVTNVDNMISEGSEPLSEIVENVKSFDKVVLNAVAGGRLSEGIEIVANGESLIKTVIVVGIPYPQPDDYTNAIANEIEKSGGESIDYFREQATIRILQAVGRAVRSDKDYALVILADRRFLGNSITPRLGLRIRFVTKSLEDVAKVVKMFYEQL